From Weissella diestrammenae, a single genomic window includes:
- the guaB gene encoding IMP dehydrogenase, whose amino-acid sequence MVLNGVTQGGFANKVVQLGLTFDDVLMVPAASAVLPNSVSLQTNLTPTLRLNIPVLSSAMDTVTESRLAIRLAQLGGMGVIHKNMLIEQQAAEVKRVKAAPVDLGLNPAAATDNEGRLLVAGAVGVTSDTINRVEALYQAGVDAIVLDSAHGHSEGVLKKVREVRTTFPQINIIAGNVATGAGTQALYDAGADVVKVGIGPGSICTTRVVAGVGVPQITAILEASAVAAQNGKSIIADGGMKYSGDIVKAIAAGGNAVMLGSMLAGTDETPGDVIEDEKNGNKYKSYRGMGSIAAMENGSKDRYFQGEINEANKMVPEGIEARTAYKGTLADVIFQIIGGLRSGMGYTGAGSINDLIEKGQFVQITGAGLIESHPHDVEITAKAPNY is encoded by the coding sequence ATGGTTTTGAATGGTGTGACGCAAGGTGGTTTTGCTAATAAGGTAGTGCAGTTGGGACTGACATTTGATGATGTGTTAATGGTGCCAGCAGCATCCGCAGTTTTACCAAATTCAGTGTCATTACAAACAAATTTAACACCTACTTTGAGATTAAACATTCCAGTTTTATCTTCCGCAATGGATACAGTAACTGAGTCACGTTTAGCAATCAGATTGGCACAATTGGGTGGCATGGGCGTTATTCATAAGAATATGCTAATCGAACAACAAGCAGCCGAAGTTAAACGAGTCAAGGCGGCACCAGTTGATCTTGGCTTGAATCCTGCCGCTGCGACTGATAATGAGGGACGTTTATTAGTTGCTGGTGCAGTGGGTGTCACCTCAGACACGATTAATCGGGTTGAAGCATTGTATCAAGCTGGGGTCGATGCAATTGTCCTTGATTCGGCACACGGCCATTCTGAAGGGGTTTTGAAGAAGGTACGCGAGGTACGGACCACTTTCCCACAAATCAATATCATTGCTGGTAATGTGGCAACTGGTGCGGGAACACAAGCCTTGTACGATGCTGGGGCTGATGTGGTAAAAGTTGGTATTGGTCCTGGTTCAATTTGTACAACACGGGTCGTTGCAGGGGTTGGCGTGCCACAAATTACGGCCATCTTAGAAGCGAGTGCAGTTGCAGCACAGAATGGTAAAAGTATCATTGCAGACGGTGGGATGAAATATTCTGGTGACATTGTTAAGGCGATTGCCGCAGGTGGAAATGCTGTGATGCTTGGTTCAATGTTAGCTGGAACTGATGAGACCCCCGGTGATGTCATTGAAGATGAAAAAAATGGTAATAAATATAAGTCATATCGTGGTATGGGATCAATTGCGGCCATGGAAAATGGCTCAAAAGATCGTTATTTCCAAGGTGAAATCAATGAAGCTAATAAAATGGTCCCAGAGGGTATTGAAGCACGAACTGCATACAAAGGGACATTAGCTGATGTGATTTTCCAAATTATTGGTGGTCTTCGTTCAGGTATGGGATATACGGGTGCTGGTTCAATTAATGACTTAATTGAAAAAGGTCAATTTGTTCAAATTACTGGTGCAGGATTAATCGAATCACATCCACATGATGTCGAAATAACTGCTAAGGCACCAAATTACTAA
- the mreD gene encoding rod shape-determining protein MreD has translation MYFKYLRVSWLHPILAFLALLVDGAIALHGAQILYRLPMSASPYLVLLVLLMPILSGVIRTQPEQRSSVFMTAFIIGLIYDLYFTGYVGVSMIGFPLVVWFAEWIQRYFEQSYLWEMAIYFMVLSVYLVYDYLAFGVINVANMNLQNFVIFHMFPSILVNMIIFILTFTFLNWVYQGAREPNLASYHVEDRQINDRMPLKRRSSR, from the coding sequence ATGTACTTTAAGTATTTACGCGTCTCATGGTTGCATCCTATTTTAGCTTTTTTGGCGTTGCTAGTAGATGGTGCAATTGCCTTACATGGCGCTCAAATTTTATATCGATTACCAATGTCTGCGAGTCCATATCTTGTGTTGCTAGTTTTGTTAATGCCAATTTTATCAGGTGTGATTAGAACACAGCCTGAGCAGCGCAGTAGTGTTTTTATGACGGCCTTCATTATTGGCTTAATATATGACTTATATTTCACTGGCTATGTTGGCGTATCAATGATTGGCTTCCCATTGGTTGTTTGGTTTGCAGAATGGATTCAACGTTATTTTGAGCAGTCATATCTATGGGAAATGGCTATATATTTTATGGTTCTTAGTGTCTATCTAGTGTATGATTATCTGGCTTTTGGGGTAATTAATGTGGCAAATATGAATTTACAAAATTTTGTTATTTTTCACATGTTCCCGTCAATTTTGGTCAATATGATAATTTTCATTTTGACATTTACATTTTTGAACTGGGTGTATCAGGGTGCCCGAGAACCAAATCTTGCGAGTTATCATGTTGAGGATCGACAAATTAATGACCGAATGCCGTTAAAAAGGCGTTCATCTCGATAA